CCTCGCGCGGGTCGGCGCGGACGATGGTGCGCACCTGCACCTGGAGCTGGTCGCCGAAGCGCTCGACCAGGCCGGTCACGCGGACGAGGTCGCCCCGGTCGAAGCCGGCGGCCAGGGCGTCGGCGTCGCGGAACGCGCGGCCCGGGATCGCGCCGGTGCGGTCGCGCAGCTCCAGGGCGAGGTAGGGCGCGCCGCTGCGCGCCGTCAGCCGGTCCTTGCGGGTGCAGGCCAGGACGGCGGCGAGCTCGTCGCCGGCGCGCAGGGTGGCGACCGTCTGGGGCATCGGCCACGGACCCTAGGGCCGGCCACGGCGGTCCGGCGCCCTGGAGGGGGCGAGGCGACCGGGAGTACCCTCGCGGTGCATGAACCCGCTGATCTGGGAGAGCCGGCCGGACGGCCTGCGGGCACCCGCGCTCGTGTGCGCGTTCACCGGCTGGAACGACGCGGGCGATGCGGCCTCTGCCGCGCTGCGCTTCGTCGGCGCGTCCCTCGGCGCGACCCGCTTCGCCCAGATCGACCCCGAGGAGTTCTTCGACTTCCAGGCCTGCCGGCCGAAGATCTCGATCGTCGACGCGCAGACGCGCGAGATCGAGTGGCCGTCGATCGAGGTGTACGAGGGCCGCGCGCCGTTCGCGCAGCGCGACCTCGTCCTGCTGCAGGGGCCCGAGCCCAGCCACCGGTGGCGCACGTTCTCGCGCCTGGTGGTCGACCTCGCCGAGGCGCTCGGCGTCCAGACCGTCGTGACGCTCGGCGCGCTCCTGGCCGACGTGCCGCACACCCGGCCGGTCGGCATCTCGGGCATCGTCGGCCAGGGCGGGGAGACCTCGCGGATCGGCGTCTCGCCGACGTCCTACGAGGGGCCGACGGGGATCGTCGGCGTGCTGCACGCGGCGTGCCAGGAGGCGGGGATGCCGTCGACGTCGCTGTGGGCGAGCGTCCCGCACTACGTGGCCGCGGCGCCCAACCCGAAGGCCGCGCTCGCGCTCGTGCGCAAGCTCGAGTCGGTCGTCGGCATCACCGTCGACGCCGCCGAGCTCGAGTCCGCCACGGCCGACTACGAGCGTCAGGTGTCGCTCGCGGTCCAGGCGGACCCCGACGTCCAGGCGTTCGTCGAGCGCCTCGAGCAGGCCGCCCAGGAGGAGGAGGCCGACCTGGACCCGTCGGCGCTGCCCTCCGGCGACGTGCTGGCCCGCGAGTTCCAGCGCTTCCTGCGCCAGCGCGGGCCCGGCGACGGGCCCGACGTGGCCGGCGGGCGCTAGGCGAGGGTGTCGCCGGCGGTCCGCCGGGGAACCGGGACCACGATGCTCCGCCAGTTCGACCTCGGACGCACGCTCTCGGCCGCGGGCGCCGTCCTGCTGCTCGTCTCGCTGTTCCTCAAGTGGTACGACGAGGCGTCGGCGTGGGAGTCCTTCGAGGTGCTCGACCTCGCGCTCGCTGCGCTGGCGCTGGCGACGATCGCCGCGGCGCTGCGCGAGGACGTCGTGCCCGACACGCTGCTGCGCTGGCTGCCGGTGCTCGCCTTCGCCGTCGTGGCGCTGCAGCTCATCCACCCGCCGCCGGTCATCCAGCTGCTCGACGACGTGGGTGGGGGCGACACGTCCATCCCGCTGAGCGAGGGCGCATGGCTCGGCCTCGCCGCGACCGCGCTCATGAGCGCGGGCGCCGTCCTCGGCCTCGCGCGGATCTCGATCTCCGTCGACGTGGCCGACCGCCGCTCGCCCGCGGAGGGTCCGGACGGCACCGTCGCGGGGTCCGCGGCCACGCCGCCCACGCCGCACGACGCGCCGACGACGGCACCCGCACCGCGTGGGGGCTCGCTCTTCGGCGGCCCGCGGCGGCCCGAGCCCGACGAGGTCGACGCGCCGCCGCCGCCCGCGCGTGAGCCCGAGCCGACGCCGCCGCACGACGACGAGGTGCGCGAGGTCCCGGCGGTCGACCGCCGCCAGCCCGCGCCCAGCGCCGACGAGCCCGACCCGACCCAGCCGCTGCGGCTGCCGCCGGACGCGCAGTGACCGAGGGCTTCGAGCTCCTGCGCCTGGCCGCCGAGGAGGTGGCCGAGGGCGTCTGCGTCGTGGAGCTCGAGGGTCGCTGGCCCTCCGACGACGTCGTCGGCGACGCCGTCCGCCTGTGCGCCGGCCCCACCGAGGTCACACCCGTCCCCGGCAGCGCGGGCGCGACGGACGGGGTCCTGCGCGCCCGCTTCGTCCTGCCCCCCACCGCGCTCGCCGAGGACCTCGTCCTCCTCGCGCCCGGCATCCGCGTCCGCCTCCCTGAGC
The DNA window shown above is from Conexibacter sp. SYSU D00693 and carries:
- a CDS encoding PAC2 family protein, encoding MNPLIWESRPDGLRAPALVCAFTGWNDAGDAASAALRFVGASLGATRFAQIDPEEFFDFQACRPKISIVDAQTREIEWPSIEVYEGRAPFAQRDLVLLQGPEPSHRWRTFSRLVVDLAEALGVQTVVTLGALLADVPHTRPVGISGIVGQGGETSRIGVSPTSYEGPTGIVGVLHAACQEAGMPSTSLWASVPHYVAAAPNPKAALALVRKLESVVGITVDAAELESATADYERQVSLAVQADPDVQAFVERLEQAAQEEEADLDPSALPSGDVLAREFQRFLRQRGPGDGPDVAGGR